The Nitrospiraceae bacterium genome window below encodes:
- a CDS encoding WecB/TagA/CpsF family glycosyltransferase, whose product RWALNHLHHTNLSDRVYGPELMLRLCRQAEEMGIGVYLYGSQPVVLDRLTAQLLQWFPGLRIVGSEAPPFRPLTLAEDQAAIARINKSGAGLIFLGLGCPKQEHFAFDHRDQIHGVQLCVGAAFDFHAGTKIMAPPWMQRNGLEWLFRLTTEPTRLWKRYITTNSLFLTKLAIEIFLHLCQRQTEPKTS is encoded by the coding sequence CGATGGGCATTGAATCACTTACATCACACCAACCTTTCCGATCGAGTGTACGGTCCCGAACTCATGCTTCGGTTATGCCGACAGGCCGAAGAAATGGGAATCGGGGTATATCTCTATGGCAGTCAGCCAGTGGTATTAGACCGTTTAACAGCGCAGTTACTACAATGGTTTCCTGGATTACGAATTGTCGGATCGGAGGCTCCTCCATTTCGCCCATTAACACTTGCAGAAGATCAGGCTGCCATAGCCCGTATTAATAAGAGTGGCGCAGGCCTGATTTTTTTAGGGCTAGGCTGTCCGAAACAAGAACACTTTGCATTTGATCATCGAGACCAAATTCACGGAGTGCAATTATGTGTCGGAGCGGCATTTGATTTTCATGCAGGCACAAAAATAATGGCGCCTCCCTGGATGCAAAGAAATGGACTAGAATGGTTGTTTCGGTTGACAACAGAGCCCACACGTCTGTGGAAGCGATACATCACAACAAATTCCTTGTTCCTCACGAAATTAGCCATTGAAATTTTTCTCCACTTATGCCAACGCCAAACTGAACCAAAAACATCCTAA
- a CDS encoding polysaccharide biosynthesis C-terminal domain-containing protein: protein MKLSVYFRWISHSLCAISDQAFFAVANFALNILLVRWLSPHDYGEFSVVLAIHVLIGACHSTLFTEPMLVYGSEKYKENLSAYIGWLLYGHAAFSLLTGLLIISIAIGLISIGQQSFAMCMGFLAISSPIILLYWILRRAPYIVFRPQMAAIGSLMYCLITVISVFSLFRNEMLNSTTGLLTMGLASIFPSLWIVYALKIQRPPLRRKPFPLGMLRDHLAYGRWAFSTGLCIWISGNIYYVLLPIWGGLEASAALRSMFNLTMPILQINGALAGLLVPQFIKVKHEVNFSNWVWSTLGLFTLGSALYWLALGMFGPIVIEYIYDGQFLQYANFLWIVGLYPILSGAISVLGSLLRAMERPDLLFWSYLASAGVVVTFGIGAMKIWGLWGVGISLVCSYSLATALLVWCTWNYLHYSEQPKVLRESF from the coding sequence GTGAAATTGTCTGTGTATTTCCGCTGGATTTCGCATAGCTTATGTGCCATTTCCGACCAAGCCTTTTTTGCAGTAGCCAACTTCGCCCTCAATATTCTATTGGTCCGCTGGTTATCCCCCCACGACTACGGGGAATTTTCAGTGGTGCTGGCTATTCATGTTCTGATCGGTGCATGCCATAGCACTCTATTCACTGAACCCATGTTGGTCTACGGATCAGAAAAATACAAAGAAAATCTTTCAGCTTACATAGGATGGCTTCTATACGGACATGCCGCATTTTCTCTACTGACTGGTCTCTTGATTATTTCGATTGCCATTGGATTGATCAGCATTGGACAGCAATCATTTGCCATGTGTATGGGGTTTTTGGCAATCAGCTCACCGATCATCCTCCTGTATTGGATTTTACGGCGTGCCCCCTATATTGTTTTTCGACCTCAAATGGCCGCCATAGGTTCTTTGATGTATTGTCTCATTACGGTTATCAGTGTGTTTTCCCTCTTTCGTAATGAAATGCTAAATTCCACCACAGGCCTGCTCACCATGGGTCTGGCCAGCATCTTTCCATCTCTTTGGATCGTCTACGCATTAAAAATTCAAAGGCCTCCTCTCCGGCGTAAGCCATTTCCACTGGGGATGCTTCGAGATCATCTAGCCTACGGACGCTGGGCTTTCAGTACCGGTTTGTGTATCTGGATATCTGGAAATATATATTACGTCCTTCTTCCAATTTGGGGAGGACTGGAAGCCAGTGCCGCCCTTCGGAGCATGTTTAATTTGACCATGCCCATCCTGCAAATCAACGGTGCCTTGGCAGGATTGCTGGTCCCACAATTCATAAAAGTGAAGCACGAAGTGAATTTTTCTAATTGGGTATGGAGCACACTGGGTCTGTTCACTCTTGGGAGCGCTTTGTACTGGCTGGCATTGGGAATGTTCGGGCCCATCGTGATCGAATATATATACGATGGCCAATTTCTTCAGTATGCTAATTTTCTCTGGATTGTTGGCCTGTATCCTATTCTTTCAGGAGCTATTTCAGTTTTAGGTTCATTACTCAGAGCCATGGAAAGACCAGACCTCTTGTTTTGGTCCTACCTGGCCTCGGCCGGAGTAGTCGTCACGTTCGGAATTGGAGCCATGAAAATCTGGGGACTCTGGGGAGTCGGAATCAGCCTCGTATGTTCCTATAGCCTGGCAACAGCTCTACTAGTTTGGTGCACATGGAATTACCTTCACTACTCCGAACAGCCCAAAGTGCTGAGGGAATCTTTTTAA